A genomic segment from Anas acuta chromosome 29, bAnaAcu1.1, whole genome shotgun sequence encodes:
- the LOC137846004 gene encoding inhibin beta C chain-like yields the protein MTAAVAFLLLSLLRVAAAKGVWCPACGLAALAPATQRDILIALAKQSILSKLRLPDRPNITQPTSRGALLTALRRMRVQSTDAPGAPGVLRAGSVPQPPPVPGVQHYEILSFAESGSSTSRRTLLHFHFAQELGEGTEILQANLYLFWASPGPGTHQVTVKLLQPDLTGLNMTVVSKTLLEVQRAGWATLDVGQAVQSLFSQGSRRLTVELEMAEDSGPPLLAGHSDSHWPFVAAQARDRTPHRVQRRGIDCSGDSRMCCRKEFFVDFKEIGWEDWIIQPEGYHMNYCAGLCPLHMAGIPGLAASFHTAVLNLIKANNADAAVDSCCVPTQRRPLSLLYYDRDSNIVKTDIPDMIVDACGCT from the exons ATGACGGCCGCGGTGGCTTTCCTGCTCCTGAGCCTTCTGAGGGTGGCAGCCGCCAAGGGAGTGTGGTGCCCGGCCTGCGGGCTGGCGGCCCTGGCCCCCGCCACACAGCGGGACATCCTCATCGCGCTGGCGAAGCAGAGCATCCTCTCCAAGCTCCGCTTGCCGGACAGGCCCAACATCACCCAGCCCACGTCCCGGGGGGCTCTGCTGACCGCCCTGCGCAGGATGCGGGTGCAGAGCACCGACGCGCCCGGCGCCCCGGGGGTGCTCCGTGCTGGCAGCGTCCCTCAGCCACCCCCTGTGCCGGGCGTGCAGCACTACGAGATCCTGAGCTTTGCTGAGTCAG GGTCCTCCACTTCCCGCAGAACCCTCCTGCATTTCCACTTCGCCCAGGAGCTGGGTGAGGGCACCGAGATCCTGCAAGCCAACCTCTACCTGTTCTGGGCATCCCCTGGCCCTGGGACGCACCAGGTCACGGTGAAGCTTTTGCAGCCAGACCTGACGGGGCTGAACATGACCGTGGTCAGCAAGACGTTGCTGGAGGTGCAGAGGGCTGGCTGGGCCACGCTGGATGTGGGCCAAGCTGTCCAGAGCCTCTTCAGCCaagggagcaggaggctgaCGGTGGAGCTGGAAATGGCTGAGGACTCCGGGCCTCCCCTTCTGGCTGGCCACAGCGATTCCCACTGGCCGTTTGTGGCAGCCCAGGCCCGGGACAGGACGCCCCATCGGGTCCAGCGGCGCGGCATTGACTGCAGCGGGGACTCGCGGATGTGCTGCCGCAAGGAATTCTTCGTGGACTTCAAGGAGATCGGCTGGGAGGACTGGATCATCCAGCCAGAGGGATATCACATGAACTACTGCGCAGGGCTCTGCCCCTTGCACATGGCTGGGATCCCTGGCCTTGCTGCCTCCTTCCACACAGCTGTCCTCAACCTCATCAAAGCCAACAACGCGGATGCAGCCGTGGACTCCTGCTGCGTGCCCACACAGCGTCGCCCCCTCTCTCTGCTCTATTATGACCGGGACAGCAACATCGTCAAGACCGACATCCCCGACATGATCGTTGATGCCTGCGGCTGTACCTAA
- the LOC137846005 gene encoding inhibin beta E chain-like has translation MATRGAGPWLLLAAVLCAAAEPRCPSCGAGAERRLLEEAAKRQLLEKLRLRERPRLSHAVPRAAVARAVRRLQAAGARRGPDAEERGYEIISFAEPEPTSPSGMGLQFQFTHTQDQDVHILQAQLWLYLQVPRDLVANLTLSIFLAGGDGDTVGGDRVLLSERRLSAKGSGWRTFSLMPALRSFFRGERRTLRLEVESRGDRGDVVAVVNATHSHQPFLVAEAKVREPGHRVAKRSLRCSQNSNLCCRKDYYVDFRDIGWNDWIIKPEGYQINYCVGQCPLHVAGSPGMASSFHTAVFNLVKANNIQASGHSCCVPTRRRPLSVLYFDRNSNIVKTDIPDMIVDACGCS, from the exons ATGGCGACGCGGGGCGCGGGTccgtggctgctgctggcggcgGTGCTGTGCGCGGCGGCGGAGCCCCGGTGCCCGTCGTGCGGTGCCGGTGCGGAGCGgcggctgctggaggaggcggCCAAGCGGCagctcctggagaagctgcGGCTCCGGGAACGGCCGAGGCTCTCCCACGCCGTGCCCCGAGCCGCCGTTGCCCGCGCCGTGCGGCGCCTGCAAGCGGCCGGTGCTCGCCGGGGCCCCGACGCCGAGGAGCGGGGCTACGAGATCATCAGCTTCGCCGAGCCAG AGCCCACGTCTCCCTCTGGCATGGGGCTGCAGTTCCAGTTCACTCACACGCAAGACCAGGACGTTCACATCCTGCAAGCTCAGCTTTGGCTCTACCTGCAAGTTCCCCGAGATTTGGTAGCCAACCTTACCCTGAGCATCTTCCTGGCTGGTGGGGATGGTGACACGGTGGGGGGAGATCGCGTGTTGCTGAGCGAGCGTCGACTGAGCGCCAAAGGCAGCGGCTGGCGCACCTTCTCCCTCATGCCTGCCCTGCGGAGTTTTTTTAGGGGAGAACGCAGGACCCTGCGGCTGGAAGTGGAAAGCCGTGGGGACAGGGGTGATGTGGTGGCCGTAGTCAATGCCACCCATTCCCACCAGCCCTTCTTGGTGGCCGAGGCAAAGGTGCGGGAGCCGGGACACCGGGTGGCCAAGCGCAGCCTCCGCTGCAGCCAGAATTCCAACCTCTGCTGCCGCAAAGACTACTACGTGGATTTCCGCGACATTGGTTGGAACGACTGGATCATTAAGCCTGAGGGCTACCAGATAAACTACTGTGTGGGTCAGTGCCCTCTGCACGTGGCAGGCAGCCCTGGGATGGCATCTTCCTTCCATACGGCCGTCTTCAACCTCGTCAAAGCCAACAACATCCAGGCATCGGGGCACTCCTGCTGCGTGCCCACGCGACGCCGGCCTCTCTCTGTCCTCTACTTTGATCGCAACAGCAACATTGTCAAGACTGACATTCCTGACATGATTGTTGATGCCTGTGGCTGTAGCTAG